In one window of Musa acuminata AAA Group cultivar baxijiao chromosome BXJ3-2, Cavendish_Baxijiao_AAA, whole genome shotgun sequence DNA:
- the LOC135630695 gene encoding gallate 1-beta-glucosyltransferase-like, with the protein MGIAIEGVNDSSIPHVLMVSFAGQGHLNPLLRFAKRIAVKGLLVTLCSTDDIGYRISSSTADSALGVPKPVGRGFVRFEFFSDGLPVDDPRRKDLDVLMPAIRATGPPALVDLIRRQADAGCPVTCIINNPFLPWALDVAADMGIPGGVLWVQSCAVFTTYYSYYHSLAEFPTEDNPDVTVNLPGLPPMKPDELPTFLLPSSPFKPLRKVILEQFGNISKASWVFANSFEKLERETIDAISHRLQLIPVGPLVEPDDKSQSSIRGDLFKAADCMYWLDAQAPSSVVYVSVGSIVVLSEEEMSELAWGLRKCGRPFLWVVRRDTQALLPEGFIEEAGDRGLVVEWSPQDRVLAHPAVACFVTHCGWNSTLEALTAGVPVVTYPQWGDQVPDSKFLVEAYGVGVRLRAPATRDEVERCVEAVTQGEGAEAIKTRAAEWKEAAAKAVEEGGSSDRHIQAFVDEIRNRASCSGDRAAV; encoded by the coding sequence ATGGGGATCGCAATTGAAGGAGTCAACGACAGCAGCATCCCTCACGTCCTCATGGTGTCCTTCGCCGGCCAAGGCCACCTCAACCCCCTCCTCCGCTTCGCCAAGCGCATCGCTGTCAAGGGCCTTCTCGTCACCCTCTGCTCCACTGACGACATTGGCTACCGCATCTCATCCTCCACCGCTGACTCCGCCCTCGGCGTCCCCAAGCCCGTCGGCCGCGGCTTCGTCCGCTTCGAGTTCTTTTCTGATGGCCTGCCCGTCGATGACCCCCGCCGCAAGGACCTCGACGTCCTCATGCCCGCCATCCGGGCCACCGGCCCACCGGCCCTCGTCGACCTCATCCGGCGCCAGGCTGACGCCGGCTGCCCGGTAACGTGTATCATCAACAACCCCTTCTTGCCGTGGGCGCTCGACGTCGCCGCCGACATGGGCATCCCCGGCGGGGTCCTATGGGTCCAGTCCTGCGCCGTCTTCACCACGTACTACTCTTACTACCACTCACTCGCCGAGTTCCCCACCGAGGACAACCCGGACGTGACGGTTAATCTGCCGGGCCTGCCGCCGATGAAGCCCGATGAGCTCCCCACCTTCCTCCTCCCGTCCTCCCCCTTTAAGCCGCTGAGGAAGGTGATCCTGGAGCAGTTCGGGAACATCTCCAAGGCGTCGTGGGTGTTCGCCAACTCCTTCGAGAAGCTCGAGCGCGAGACCATCGACGCCATCTCCCACCGGCTGCAGCTCATACCCGTGGGGCCGCTGGTGGAGCCGGACGATAAGTCGCAGTCGAGCATCCGGGGCGACCTGTTCAAGGCGGCCGACTGCATGTACTGGCTCGACGCCCAGGCGCCGAGCTCGGTCGTGTACGTGTCGGTGGGCAGCATCGTGGTGCTGAGCGAGGAGGAGATGTCGGAGCTGGCGTGGGGGCTCAGGAAATGCGGCCGGCCCTTCCTGTGGGTGGTGCGTCGCGACACGCAAGCGCTGCTGCCGGAGGGGTTCATCGAGGAGGCCGGGGACCGGGGGCTGGTGGTGGAGTGGAGCCCGCAGGACCGGGTGCTGGCTCACCCAGCCGTCGCGTGCTTCGTGACGCACTGCGGCTGGAACTCGACGCTGGAGGCGCTGACCGCCGGCGTGCCGGTGGTGACGTACCCCCAGTGGGGGGACCAGGTTCCGGACTCCAAGTTCCTAGTAGAGGCCTACGGCGTCGGGGTGCGGCTACGGGCGCCAGCCACGCGGGACGAGGTGGAGCGGTGCGTGGAGGCGGTGACGCAGGGGGAGGGCGCGGAGGCGATCAAGACAAGGGCAGCAGAGTGGAAAGAGGCAGCGGCAAAGGCGGTGGAGGAGGGAGGGTCGTCGGACCGCCACATCCAGGCCTTCGTGGACGAGATCAGGAACAGAGCCTCCTGCAGCGGCGACAGAGCTGCAGTTTGA